The DNA sequence CCTCCATGTCCCAGGACCTCCTCGAGCGCAAGTGGTCGAACTTCTTCCGGCACTTCGACGCCGACGGCAACGGCTTCATCGAGCACGAGGACTTCGTACAGCGTGGCGCGCAGGTGGCCGCGGCGTTCGGGTACGCCACCGAGACGCCCGCGGCGCAGGCCGTCACCTCGGGCTTCCAGCGGGTCTGGGAATCCTTGGTGGGCAACCTCGACACCGATGGCGACGGGCGGGTGTCGCGCGAGGAGTTCACCGGCGGCATGACGGTGTTCGCCGACGAGGACCGCTACCAGGACCTGTTCCAGCCGGCGATCGACGCCCTGCTGGCGATGGGTGACGCCGACGGCGACGGGCAGCTGAGCCGGCCGGAGTGGGTGCGCCTGCAGGTCGGCTACGGCACCCCGGAGACCGATGCGGAGTACACGTTCGGCCTGCTCGACACCGACGGCAGCGGTTACCTCTCGCGCGACGAGATCTCGGCCGCCACCCGGCAGTACTTCACCAGCACCGACGCCGAGGCGCCGGGCAACAGCCTGTACGGCCCGCTCGCCTGACGAACTGAGGTAGCGCCGACCCCCTCGGCGGCCGGCGCTACCTCAGCGAGACACGTGTCTTCCGGGTGGCCGCCCCGGCGGTCGCGGCCGTCATTTCCCGGTCTCCGAGCCGGACGCCGAGCTCGTCGGCGAGATGTCCTCGCGGATGTGGTGTCGTCGCCCGCGGCCGGCCGGCCTGCACGCGGAAGCTGATGATGCTGGGCTTGGCTACGGTCGTTCCGTCTGGGAGCCGGTGTCAGCTCTGCGGTCCGGGGTCGGCTTCCAGGGTGAACCACACGGTGGTGCCTTCGCCGGGAACCGAGTCCAGCCAGAGACGGCCGCCGTGGCGCTGGACGATGCGGTCGACGATCGCGAGGCCCGCGCCGTGGCCGCCGCCGTAGGCGTCGCGGGCGTGCAGGCGGCGGAACAGGCGCAGGACGTCCTGCTGGTGGACCTCGGGGATGCCGATTCCGTTGTCCCGCACGAACACCGCGGGCGCGCGGTCGGTGTCCGCGGGGCGCAGCCCGACTTCGACCGTGCGTGGGTTCCCGGCGCGTGCGTACTTCGCCGCGTTCACCAGGAGGTTGACCAGGATCTCTTCGAGCCGGGCGGGATCGGCGTCCACCGTGACGCCGGCGTCGGGCAACGTCGGCCGGACGTCGTTTTCCGCCAGCCGGGCGCCGGCGATCTCCAGTGCGCGGGTGGTCGCGGTGCGCAGGCTGACCGGTTCCCGCCGCAGGTCGGCCTGGCCGAGCTGGGCGAAGTGCAGCAGGGAGTTGACGAGCTCGTCCATCCGGTTGGCCAGGCTTTCGACGGTCTCCAGCCGGCGCAGGGTGGTCGCGTCGAGGGTTTCGCCGGCGTCCTCGCCGATGAAGGCGACGGTCGCGGCGATGCCGCGCAGCGGTTCCTTCATCTCGTGCGCCGCGGCGTGGGCGAAGGTGTCGAGGTCCTGGTTGGCCCGCCGCAGCTGGGTGTTCAGCCCGGCGAGGTGGGCTGCCTGCCGCAGGGTGATCGTGGTCATGGCCCGGCCCAGGTCCGCCGCGACGGCCTCGTCGGCGGCGGTCCACGGCAGGCTGCGTCCGCGGACCACGGCCTGGTAGACGGCGGACGAGCCGCGCGGGGTGAGCCGTTCGCCGTGCGGGCCGAGCTGCACCGGCTGGGCGGGGTCGGCGGCCCAGGTCCGGTCGGCGCGGCGTTCGCGCCGGGTCCAGGCGACCAGATCACCGTCACCGAGGGCCAGCACCAGCACCCCGCTCAGGTCGTCGGCGTGCTGGGCGAGCGCGGGCGCGTGCTCGGTCAGGCACTCGCTGGCCCAGACCGCACCCGCGGTGAGGTCCGGCAGCGCCGGCCACAACGCCGCCAGCGCGGCCGGCGCGACCTCGCCGGCCATGGTCGAGGCGACGCCGTCGAGCCGGAGCACGACGGCGTCGGAGCGGACCAGCTCGGCGAGCAACCCGCCGCTGCCGGGCAGGGACTGCGCGGGATCCGTCTCGAGCGTGCTGACCAGCTCGGACAGCGCCGTCCGAGTCTCCTGGCGCGCACGGGCCGTCTCGGCCTCCTGCAGCGCCGCGAGCTGCAGCGAAAGGGTGACGCCGAAGAACTCGCACGCCGCGCGCACTTCCGGATCCAGCCGCCGGGGTGCCATGCCGTGGCAGGCGATCAGGCCCCACAGGGCGCCTTCGTGCAGCAGGGACACCGACATCGACGAGCCCACGCCGATGTTGCGCAGGTACTCGAGGTGGAACGACGACACGGTGCGCAACGTCGAGTCGGACAGGTCCAGCGGCTCGCTGCTGCCGGGCAGGGCCTGCGGGTGGAGGGCGGAGGTCGCGTCGTCGACGTCGTTGATCACCCGGATCCAGTTGCGTTCGTAGAGCCGGCGCGCCTGGGGCGGGATGTCGGTGGCCGGGAACCACAGCCCGACCCACGGCTCCAGGCCGTCCGCGATGGCCTCGGCGATCACTTCGCCGGGTCCGGCCCGGCCTTCGAAGCGGTAGGCGACGACCCGGTCGTAGCCGGTGATCGCGCGGATCTCGGCGACGGCGGCCGCGCAGACGTCGACCACCGTGCGGCCGTGCTGCAGCCGGGTCAGTGCGGTGCGCACCGAGGGGTAGAACTGCGAGAACCGGAACGGCCGGTGCGTGGTCGCGGGCTCCAGTTCCAGGACGAGCCGGCCGTCGGCGCGGTAGACGGTGACGTCGAACTCCGGCCCGTCCTCGGGGACGCGCAGGGCGAGCAGGCCGCGGTCGCCGGTCGGGGCGTCGAGGGTCTGGCGGACCGCGGCGACGCCGTCTTCGCCGAGCAGGTCCGCGACCGGCGTGCCGATCAGCTCCTCGGGGGTGCGGCCGAGCAGCCGGGTGGTGGTGGAGCTGGCGACCTCGACGCGGCCGTCGTCGGCCACGGCCAGCAGGGCGCCGTAGGACTGGATGCCGCCGAGCCGGTGGATCGGCTCGGTCACGCACACGGAGAAGTCGAACGCCGGTCCGGCCGCGGCTTCCGCCGCCCGGTCGCGCTCGGCGGGGTCGAACGCCGCGCCGGTGTCGGTCATGCCACTCCTCGTGCTGTGCGTGCGGTCGTGTCCGGCCACGGCCGAAGCCGAACCTTACAGTGGGCGTCGTCGCGAACGCGGCACCTCGACGAGCGGAGCGGTACGACGTGTCCACCACCCCCCACGACCCGTGGACGGCCCGGCTGCACGCCCTGTGGCGGGCCGCGTTCGAGGCCGTGACCACCAGGGGCCTGTCCGACGAGCTCTACTCGGGCCTGCTCACGCTGCCGGCGGTCCGCGCGGTGCTCGGGGCCCGCCTGGCCGCCGACGGGATCGCGTCGGTGACGCGCTGGGCCGACCACGACGGGCTTCGCACCCAGCCCGCCGGCCTGGTGGCGGACGTGTGGGCCTGGCGGGCGGGCCGGTCGCCGGCCGGAGTGCCGGTCGTCGGGGAGCACTCACTCGCCGAGGTGGCCGAGGCCGCCCCGGCGTTGGCCGAGCGGCTGCGGGCGGCCGGGGCGACGGAGTTCCTGGTCCTGGACTTCGGGGTCGCGGCGGGGGAGCGGGGCCTGCTGGGGCTGGGCACGTCCGCTGGCCTGCCCGCGGACACGTCCGTCGTCGCCGCGCTGCACCAGGTCGCCGAGGTCGTCGTGGCCACCGACCAGCACGCCAGCCAGCTGCGCGAGCTGGACGACCTGCAGGCCCAGGACGCGATCCTCGCCGAAGCGTCGCTGCAGATGGGCGCCTCCCTCGACATCGACGACACGCTGCGTGCCGTGGTCCGGATCGCGGTGCCCGGCCTCGCCGACGGCGCGGCGATCCACGTCCACCGCGACGGGCGGATGGTGCCGATCGCCCTCGCCCACGTCGACGCCCACCGCGAGCCGACCCTGGCCGCGTCCCTGCGGGCCGGGCAGTGGGCGGGCGAGCAGGTCGTCCGGGGCACGGACCCGGCGTCCTGGGACGAGCACCCGCGACCCTCGGGCCTGCCGGAGGAGGCCAGGCTGCCGCAGATGACGATCAGCGTGCTGCGGGCCCACGGCCGCGACGTCGGCCTGCTGACGTTCTTCCACCGCGAAGGCTCGCGGCGCCGCCCCGATCGGACCTTCCTGCGCAACCTGGCCGGGCGGGCGGCCTTGGCGATCGACAACGCCACGCTCTACGAGCGGCGGCGCCGTGACGTCCTTTCCCTGCAGCAGCACCTGCTGCCCGCGGTGCTGCCGGACGTGCCGGGACTGGAGTTCGCCGCCACCTACAACGTCGCCGACCACAGTCTGGAGGTCGGCGGCGACTTCTACGGCCTGGTCCCGCAGCCCGACGGCCGCGCCACCGCGCTGATCGGGGACGTCTGCGGCCGCGGGGCGCCCGCGGCCGCGCTGACCGGCCTGGCCCGCCACACCCTGGAGACGGCGCTGGAGGAGGGCAGTTCCGCCGAGCACGCGCTGGTGGGGCTCAACGCGAAGCTGCTGCGCCACGACGTCAGCCGGTTCCTCACCCTCGCGACGGCGACCTTCGAGCCCGCGGAGCCGTCCGGCGTCGGGCTGACCCTGCTCACCGCCGGGCACCCACCACCGCTGGTGCTGCGGCGGGACGGGACCGTGGGGCAGCCGCCGTGCTCGGGACGGCTGGTCGGCGTCCTGCCGGAGCTGCGGCTGCGGGCGGCGACCGAGCGGCTCACCCCGGGGGACACGCTGGTGCTCTACACCGACGGGCTCACCGAGGCCCGGGACGACGCGGGCCGGTTCTTCGAGGCGGACCTCGCGCCGACGCTGGCCGGGCTGCGCGGCCTGCCGCTGCCGGAGCTGCTCGAAGCCCTCGTCACCGGCGGCGGCCGGTTCCAGGTCGGCGACGACGCCGCGGTCCTGGCGATCCGGCACACGGGAGCGGCGGCATGACCCCCGACGAGCGGCTCGTCCTGGTGGTCGAGGACAGCGCCGAAGACCGCGAAGCCATCCAGCGCGCGCTGACCCGCACCCACCCGGAGCTGGAACTGGAGTTCGCCCCGGACGGCGACGCGGCGATCGCGCGTCTCACCGACCCCGGCCCCGACCGGCCCGGGCTCCTGTTGCTGGACCTCAACCTGCCGGGCCGCGACGGCTACCAGGTCCTGGCCGACCTGCGCGCGAACCCGGACCTGGCCGGGCTGACGATCATCGTCTTCACGTCGTCGACCACGTCGGCCGACATCGAACGCTGCTACGCCCTCGGGGCGGACAGCTACGTCTACAAGCCGGTCAACTTCCACCTCTTCCGGACCGTCCTGCAGGGCGCGGTCGACTACTGGCAGGCCGGTACGGGCTGACGTCCGCCGGTCATCCCCGCACCCGTCCGGATGCCGTCACCGCCGACGCCGGCAATCCGGACGGGTTCACGCTCCGAATGACCTGGGGGACGGCCCTGCGACAGGTGACGGAGTGAGGTGGGCGGATGGGCACACGCGGCCCCTCGTCGAACCGGTCCACCACGCCCGGCGTCGCGGCGGACGTCCTCAGGCTCCGATCCGCACCCGAGCTGGCGGGCACCGACGAGGCGGAACGGGCTTTCGCGCCGGCGTTGGCCGTGCCGCCCGGCACCGCCGTCGTGCTGGACCTGTCGGCGGTGACGTTCCTGACGCCGGAAGCCGTGGTCCCGCTGCTGGCTCTCGTCGAACGGTGTGCCGCGGATGGCAAGGCCCTGCTGATCGTGGCTTCGACCTACGTGCGGCGGAAATTGGTCTTGCTGGGCCTGGATTCCTTCGTTCCCTTGCAGCCGCCCGGCCGACGATCTCCGTGATCGCGCCGAACGTGGTACGCGGGCGTTCCGGGTGGGATACCGTCGCCGCATGATCGACACTCGACGACCTGGTGATCGGCCTGCCGGAGGTACGGCGATCGCCGCGCTGGTCCTGGCTCTGGTGTGTGCTCTGTGGACGTTGTGGGGGATCGGGCAGAACCTGTACCTGCTCGTCGCGGTTCCCGATCAAGCGTTCGATTGGGCGTTGGTCGTGTACGCGTTCTTCTGCGCCGTCGAGCTCGGCGTGCTGGGGCTGGGTGCCGGATTGCTGGTGGCGCGCCGGGGTGCGGGACGGTGGCTGATCCTGGCCGGCGGGGTGCTGGTCGCGGTCCAGGCGGCGGTGAGCGTGCTGATCTTCTTCATCCTCAACGGCGGGTTCGACTGGGATGCGAGGGGCGCGGTCACGTTCCTCGTGTTCGGGCCGGTGATGGTGCTCCCGGCGGTGGCTGCCGCGGTGCTGGCCGCGCTGCCGAGCACGGGCCGCTGGTGCGCGAGCCGTTCCCTCCCGGTCCCGCACCCGGCGACGGCGCCGCAGCAGCGGACGTGGTGATCCCCCGCGATGCGGCTACGGGGTGGCGCCGGTGGTGATCACGCTGGTGCGGGGCCCGGCCGGCTCGAGGCCCGTGAACGGCGCAGATCGTCGTGATCTCCGAACCCGGACCGAGAGCGTGTCGATCCGTGTTCAGAGATCGCGAGAGCGGGGTATTCGCGGTTCTGAGTCCCTCCGTGCTTGGCGGGATTCGTCGATGGCGTCGGTTCAGCAGCGAGCCGGCGCCATCGTCGTGTCATCCGCCGCTGCTGCGGCGGGACTTCAGGCCGTCTCGGGTGTGGCGTCCGCCGCGGTGGAGCGGGTGAGCCGGCGCACGGCTGTCTCGACGTCCGGCATGATCTTGATGTCGCGGTCCAGCTGCAGCAGGGTCAACGGTCGCAGCACCACGTACTGGCTGGTGGCCACCAGCAGCTGCCGGCCGTCGCCGGTGATCCGCCGTCCGGCGGCCAGCAGCTGCCCGAGGACGCACGAGCCGCAGAACGTCACCTCGGTCAGATCGACCACGACCGGTTTGGCCGCGGCATCGGCCAGCGCCAGGCTCGCGCCGAGCAGCGGGTCCGCGGCCAGGTCCAGCTCGCCGCGCGCGTGGATGATCACCACTTCACCGCGGTCGACGGTGTCGATGCTGAACGCGGGACTGCCGGGGACGGGTAGTCCAGACGAGAAGGGCATAAGAGGGTCAACTCCAGAACAGCAGGTCAGTTCCGTGCGCCCGGCCCGTGAGGCGGAGCCGGCGCCGCATCCGGCGGACTGAGAAGCTGGCTGTTGAACCTCTCCACGACGAATCTTACGCGCCGGTACCGACATTTCCGTGATGATGTCCCGGCTCATCGCGGCCGCGCACCTGATTGTGACCTACTGGTTCCGGAGAGTGCGCAAGCCGAGCCCTTATTCCACAGTGGACTCCCCGGCGAGGCCGAGACGATCGTGGTGCGGGAGAACGGAAAGCGACCAGGTGCTCAGGGCCGGTCCGGGGCGGCCAGGGCCGCGGCGACGAAGTCCTGGGCGACGTCGCGCAGCTTCACGTTCTGTTCTTGTGATGCCTTGACGAGCAGGGCGAAGGCGTCGTCGGAAGGGATGCGGTGCAGGGCCATCAGGATGCCCTTCGCCTGGTCGATCACCGCGCGGGAGGTCAGTGCGGCGCGCAGCTGTTCCATCGTTTCGCGGGCGGTCTGGTGCCGGCGGGTGCTGCGCAGGGCCGCTTCGGCGGCGGTGGTGTAGAGCTCCAGCAGGGCTCCGTCGAGGGTGCTGAAGCTGTTTCCGCCGGTGTCGTACAGGTTGAGCGAGCCGTGGTATTCGTGGTCGATGAACAAAGGGGCGGAGAGGTAGCCGAGCACCGCGGATTCGGCCGCGGCCGCAGCGAACTCGGGCCACCGCTGTGCCGCTTCGGCGACTTTGACCCGCTGGAGTTCGCCGGTCCGGGCGGCTTCGAGGCAGGGGCCTTGCCCGGTGTCGTACTGGGCTTGGTCGATGCGGTACGCGCTGTCGCCGGTGGCTGTCGCCGTGTAGGGGGTGCCGTCGCGTAGCAGGGTGATGCTGGCGAGTTCCGAGTCCGGAACGGTGTGTACGACTTGCTGGCATACCCGTTGCAGGACGACCGGCAGTTCCTCTTCCTCTTGGAAGGTGCCGGCCAGGCGGTCCAGTGCGGTGGTGACGTCGTCCACTCGCCGTGCGGCGTCCCGCTCGTCAAGCAGGTTCTCGTCCATGCGGTGCTCCTTCGGGGCGATGCGTCCGGCGTCGCGGTGATCGGGGTGCGAGGGCGCCGAAGACCAGGTCGTGGGCAGGCTTCCTGAAGGTGACAGTAGGCGTCGCCGCGCGGCCCGGCAGCGCTGGAGCTGACTCGTTGCCGTGGAGGTGCCCTGATCTCATCGGCTTCCGCGCGCGGACTCATGCCGGCGCTCACCGACGGAGGTCCACCATCGTCACCCTGCGGTCGTCGTCCAGCGAGCTGCCGCCCGATGTCGCGGCCGGCGCGTGGGCGACGTGGTGCTCCGAACCTGCCGGTGTTCCGGCACCTTCGACGGGACAGCTCCCCGAACTCCGGGGGAGCTGTGGGCTCCCCCGGAGACGTGGTCACCAGTGCAGGCCGGGCAGCTCGGCGATCCGCACCAGGTCCGTCTCGGACAACGGCGGGGTGGGGCGGGTCCGGGTGTCGGCGCCCGTCCCGGCGTCGTCGGAGGTGCGGATGGTGATCGACGTGCCGTCGGCGGCCTTGGCGCCGAGCGCCAAAACGGTCACCCCGCCCGGCGACCGAGTCGTGGTCAACGTGGCTTTGCGCCCGCCGTCCAGGTCGATCGGCTCGCAGCCCGGCTGGTCGCCGCACGTCACCGCGCCGTCGGCCGGTGGCTCGAGGTAGACCAGCGCCCTGCCCTTGCCCTGGGCGTCGACGAGCGTGGTGGAGATCTTGTAACCGCCCTGGCTGACCTGGAACCGCCAGCCGCGGTCGGCGCCCGGTGCCGGCTTGGTGGTCATGCCGGCGGGCAGGGCCGTGGCGATCACGGCGTCCAGTTCGGCCGCGCGCCGGTCGGACGGTGCCGAGGGCACCGCCGGCCCGCTCAGGTCGACCTTGAGCTGCGGCGCCGTCGCGATGGTGATCAGCGCGTCGTCACCGAGTACCCGTTTCTTCGAGCCGTGGCCGCCGATCTCCAGCACCCTCGCGTACGTGCCGTCCACGCGCCACACATCGACGTCGACCTGCGTGGCGGCCGGCGAGGTCACGGTGACGCGCGCGGTCGAGCCGTCCGGGAGGGCCCGGATCGAGCACTCGGTGTCCTGGTGGGTCACGCACCCGCCCGGCGGCCGGTCACCGCGGGACCGGAGGTAGACGGAGACCGTCCGGTCACCGGTGAGCGTGAAGCTGCCGCCCCAGCTGTCCCGGATCACGCACAGCTGCAGCGGGCTCGCCTCGACCCCGGCGGGCAGCGGCAGGGCGAGCTGCCGGAACGCCTCGGTCAGCCGGCCGGACTCGCTCAGCTCGGCCGGGCTCGCGGTGCCGCGCGGCTGGTCGGGGTAGCTGTCCGCCGAGGCGGGCAGCACGCACCCCGGGTTCGCCGGCGCGGCGGTGGACGCCGGGCCGGCGGGTTGCGCGGGCGTGCGGTCCGGCAGCCCGCTCAGCGTCGCGGCCGCCGCGACGACTGTGACGATCCCCGCCGCCGTCACCGTCAGCGCGCCCACCCGCTGCCGCGTCCGGCGCCTGCGCCCGTCCGTGACGACCTGGTCGAACTCCAGCCCGAGCGCCGGTTCGTCCGCGAGCGCCGACCGGATCATGTCTCGCACCTCGTCGCTCACGAGCCCTCCCGCACCGCGGTCCGCCGCGCGGCCAGCGTTCGCCGCAACGCTCCCAAGGCTTTGGACACCTGGCTTTTGACCGTTCCTTCGCTGCACCCCAACGCCGCCGCCGTCTCCGCGACCGGCAGGTCTTCCCAGTACCGCAGCACGACCGCGGCCCGCTGCTTCGGCGGCAGCGCCGCCAGCGCGTGCCGGACGTCCATGGCCTCTTCGAGGCCCGTCACCGTCCCGGCGATCTCGGGCACGACGTCGACGACCGTCTCCGGCCGTCTCTTCCGCCGTCGCGACTCGTCGATGAGGGTCCGCACGAGCACCTTGCGCACGTACGCGTCGACCTGCCCGTTCCGGTCCAGCCGCCCCCAGTGCTGGTAGACCTTGGCCAGCGCGCTCTGCGCCAGGTCCTCGGCCCAGTGCCAGTCACCGCACAGCAGGAAAGCGGTCCGCCGCACCACGGCCGCCCGCGCCTCGAAGTACGCCCGGAACTCCCGGTCCCGATCGTGCACCCGACACCGCCCTTCACTCCGTCACCCCCTATACGGCGTCCGATCGGCGGACGTTGCCTGTAACTTTGGGTGACTGTCGAGCACGGGGTAGGCGCGGCCTGATTCTCCTCGGTCCAGTTGGGACGGTTCCAGCCTCCTCGCGGTGCGAACGACGCGCCCGGTCAGAAACCCGGACGCCGAACCCGCCGGATGGCTCGCGAACCCGCGTCGTTCATCGTCGATGGCGCTGGTCGGTCCGGGCCAGGGGCCGGGTGGTCCGGACCGACCAGCGGGCTTCGGCGGTCTGTGCCGGAGGGTCTCCGGTCGCCGTCGGGGAGGTTACTTGCCCGTCTGAGGGCCGATCATCGAGTTCACATCGATCGGGGACGGGATGGCGCCGAGTTGCAGGAGGAGGTCCGGGACTCGTTGCAGGCGTCGCGCGTCCAGGGTCGAGCCGTAGCCCGGCAGTGTGAGGAGCTTGGCCGTGTCTTCGTCGATCTTGGCGAAGCGGACCAGGAGCGGCTCGACCTTGGCGCGGTCGTTCGTGGCTTCGTGGGTGGCCTTCTGCATCGCGCGCTGGAACGCGGCCAGGGTCTTCGGGTTGTCCCGCACCCACTTCTTCGTCGCGCCGTAGCCGGTCAGGGGGAAGCCCTGGGTCGCGCCGGAGTTGATGTCGACCACCGGGATCGCGCCCGCCGTCTTGGCGGCCTGCGTGATGTAGGGCTCCGGCAGGTACGCGGCGTCGGCCTGGCCCTGCTGCAGTGCGGACGCGATGTTCGGCAGCGGGATCTGCACCCATTTGACCTTGTCGTAACTCACGCCGTGATCTTGCATCACCGAGCGGGTGAGCAGATCCGACGCGGTGTTCTTGGCCGTGATCGCGATCTTACTGCCCGCCAGGTCGAAAATCGTTTTGACCGGCGAATTCGGGACCGTGACGATCGCATTGGACTTCGCGTTGACCGAGGTCGCGTCGGCGACCAGTTCCATGTCGGCGGCACCGGTGCTCTTCGCGGTGAAGAACGGGGGATAGGTCGAGAACGCGATGTCGGCGTCACCGGAGATCGCTTTCGCCAGCGAGGCCTGGCCGCTGGAGGCGATCACGGCGTCGACGTTGAGTCCTTCGGCCTTGAAGTAGCCGCTGTCCTGGGCCAGCCAGAACGGCCCGAGGTCCGTGGTGGGCAGGATGGAGACCTTCAGCGTCGGCTTTTCCGGGCCGCTGCCGCCCGACGAAGCGTTCGAGGTGCCCGTACCGAGTGCGCCGCAGCCGGTGACGGCTGCGAGGACCGCGACGGCCGCGAGAGCGAGTGCGGCGTGACGGGCGCGGACCCGGCTGCTCCTGGCGATTCCAAACAAGGCCTGCTCCTTGACGGAGGTGACGGTTGATGTACCGAGTCCGAAGAAGATGTGTTAATGATTCCCGGAGTCAGGCAGGTGACTGTAGGGACCCCGGCATCAGCTGGCAATGCGTCGGAGTGCCCCTGAATCGGGATTTCACCACAATGGCGGTGCGTATTCTTGATCGACGATCTTCATTTGATCAAGGCTGCGGGCCGCGGATTTCTACGAATCACAGCGGCCGAACGCGGAAAACCTGCCGATTTCCCGGACGGGCGGGTGCCGGGATCGCGGATTCGAGCGGCGGACGGTGGTGTCCGCCGCTCGAGGCCTGCTGACAGAGCGTCACCCTACCGGCGGAGTGCCGGATGCGCTGCCCGGCAACGGAAACTTCGCGGCGATCGACGGGGTCAGCGGGACGTCGAGGCTGCCTTCGACGAGTTCGGTGCGCAGCCGGTTGGTGGTCTTCCACCCGTCCAGTGCTCGCTCCGGGTCGAGCGCCGAAACCGCCAGCAGCAGGGCGTCCACCAGCAGCAGGTGCGCGATGAGGTTGCTGGGCAACAACTTCTCCGTCGACGGGGTGACGAGCACGGTCTCCACGCGGTCCGCGAAGTGGCTGGCCAGCACCTCGGTGATCAGGACGATCGGGCAGCCGATCCGGAGGGCTTCGCTGATCGCCACGTCGTGCTCGCGCACGTGCCGCAACGGTGCGACGAGCACCAAAGCGGACGTCGGCTTGAGCTGGCTGAGCTCGTCGGCGAAGTTGTAGCCCGTCAGGCCGGTCGCACTGGCGGTCCGGCTGATGCGCCGGAGGCCGAGTGAGAGTGATTCGGCCACCGGGAGCGCGGATCCGTAGCCGACCACCAGCGTGTTCGACGCCGCGGCGAGGATGCCGACCGCGGCTTCGAACGTCTCCGCCGGGACGGACTGGGGGAGGGCGCGCACGAGCTCGACGGCGTCCAGGCTGATCTTGGCCAGGAGCCGGCCGCTGTCGTCCGACCGGGTCAGGTGCTCGGCGAGGGTCTGCTCGGGGTCGCGGACGGGGTTGAGCATGGCCGCGGCCGCCCGGCGCAGTTCGCCGAGGCCGCCGAAACCCAGCTGCTTGACCGTCCGGATGACCGTCGCGTCGCTGACTTCCGCGCGGCGGGCGATCTCCTGGGCCGAGAAGACCGACGCTTCGGCGGGGTGGGCGGCGAAGAAGTCCACCACCCGGAGCCCGCCGGCGCTGAGCTGCTCCCGGACCTGGGCGATGCGTTTCGTGAGGGTCGGCTCCATCTAGTGGCCACTAGACATTCTGGATTTCATGAAGTACACACTACATCACATCGCTCCGTGACACACCCTGACGGGCGGAGGTAGTGACATGCACCGAACTCCACGGCTGGTGGCCGCGGTGGTGCTCCTGGGATCGAGCCTGGCCGGCTGCGGGCTCGGCACGGCGGGCGCCGCGGATCCCGCGCTGGTGGCCCGCCCGCACGGCCGCTGCGACCCGGCCGTGAACGCGGCCCTTCCCGAGCCGATCCGCCGGCGCGGTGCCTTCCGGGTCGCGATGGTGCCGGACACACCGCCCATGGCGTACTACGCCGAGGACGACGCGACGATCGTCGGCTTCGACCGCGACATGAGCCAGGCCGTCGCGGACGTGTTCTGCGTCGGCACCGACCCGGTCCCGACGAACGTCGACGCCGTCGTGCCCGGCCTCGCCGCCGGGCGTTACGACATGGTGCTCGCCTCGCTCGGCCCCACCGGCGAGCGGCG is a window from the Amycolatopsis sp. NBC_00355 genome containing:
- a CDS encoding ABC transporter substrate-binding protein, with translation MFGIARSSRVRARHAALALAAVAVLAAVTGCGALGTGTSNASSGGSGPEKPTLKVSILPTTDLGPFWLAQDSGYFKAEGLNVDAVIASSGQASLAKAISGDADIAFSTYPPFFTAKSTGAADMELVADATSVNAKSNAIVTVPNSPVKTIFDLAGSKIAITAKNTASDLLTRSVMQDHGVSYDKVKWVQIPLPNIASALQQGQADAAYLPEPYITQAAKTAGAIPVVDINSGATQGFPLTGYGATKKWVRDNPKTLAAFQRAMQKATHEATNDRAKVEPLLVRFAKIDEDTAKLLTLPGYGSTLDARRLQRVPDLLLQLGAIPSPIDVNSMIGPQTGK
- a CDS encoding MurR/RpiR family transcriptional regulator — translated: MEPTLTKRIAQVREQLSAGGLRVVDFFAAHPAEASVFSAQEIARRAEVSDATVIRTVKQLGFGGLGELRRAAAAMLNPVRDPEQTLAEHLTRSDDSGRLLAKISLDAVELVRALPQSVPAETFEAAVGILAAASNTLVVGYGSALPVAESLSLGLRRISRTASATGLTGYNFADELSQLKPTSALVLVAPLRHVREHDVAISEALRIGCPIVLITEVLASHFADRVETVLVTPSTEKLLPSNLIAHLLLVDALLLAVSALDPERALDGWKTTNRLRTELVEGSLDVPLTPSIAAKFPLPGSASGTPPVG